Genomic window (Desulforapulum autotrophicum HRM2):
CTGCAAAGCCCAGACGTCCAAGTTCGTCGTTACCTGCTGGGGGCAGCGGTGCGTCAAGTTTTCCTGCAGCGATAAACTGCATGGCTTCGCTTAGCCAGGACAACCGCAGGATGACATGGCGCATGACATGAAAATACATCAAGGATGCAATTGCCAGCAGCCCAAGACCTGTGACAATGAGTAGAATGAGCGTGTACCTTTGCCGTATTTCATCCGCTGACTGGCCTGCATTGGACATCACGGAAAGCTCCCGGCGCACCAGCCCAGAAGTGGCTTCATCAACAAGACGGGTTATCCGATGGTTCTCACTGATCAGATTTTGGCTTTTGATTCCAAGCATGAGTTCACGCCTCCGAAATGACAGCAAGCCGGTTTCTGCCAGAATGATCTTCTGGAGTTCAGTGAATGATCTGCCAAGGTCGGAGTTGATCTCGGAGGGAAGATTTTTGAAAGTAATACCAGCCTCGATGAGCGCGGTTTTCAGGATTTGTCGCGAAATCGCCAGGGCTGTAAGGGTTGGATCTTGGATGGCCGCAAGGCCGCGTCCGGTTATTGACTCCACCTCTGTGTAAAAACGCTGGACCGGAGCCCAATGCGCTGATCTTCGCGCCATCTCGATTATCTGGTCTATAGGTGGGGATGGCCGTGACAATAACCGGCCAATTACATCATTATCCCCCTCAATGATGCGGATTCGATAGGTCAAATGCTGTTTAAACGTTTGAAGGTTGGCAGACAGACGTTCATGTCCGAACTGACGCTCCCGCACCATATCAACCCGTTGCTCGGCCATGTTACTCAATCTTAGAAGGTTCTCGGTTAACTCTGCGGCAAGGCGTCGGACATCATCCATTTCCTTGGGAATTCTGTCAAGGCCACTCAACGATTGTTCCAGTTCAACTACGGCATTATCAAATCGTTGGGAAGCGACCTGCCGATCGTCTTCGGTTCTGACTGATGCTATAGAAACGCCAGTTGCGGCAAGGGCGTCCACAGCCTTGGCCACCCGTAATGTTTGCATCATTGTCGGCAGTCGTTTGTCAAGGATAACACCCATTGACTTGCTGACCTGGGTTGTGCTGAACAGCGCAATCAAGGTGGCCAGTAACATGACTAAGGCCATGGCTCCGAATCCCAGCAGCAAGCTGCTCCGAATACTTAAACCGGAGGCAGAAGGATGTGGCGCTTGTCGGGCCTGCATGGGCAGCTTTGAACCGAACGGTTTAATCCAGTGAAACACGTTTACCCTTTTCCCAGACATACCAGGAAAAAGCCGGATAGGTTGTATTTATATCCCCCTTTGTGTCAAAGGAAATCCGGCCCAGGATCGTTTCAATCGGCGCCTGGCGAATAGCTGAGGCCACTAAGTTCGCGTCAAAGGACTTAGCCCTCCGGACACCTTCAATCCAGGTTTCGGTGGCCGCATAGGCGAGCAGGGTATAACCGGCCGGTTCCTGCCCCAATTGTTTTATTGCAGCCACAGCCACCTTTGAAGTAGACAACTCTGCAGCTTCAGGAGGAAAGGTAAATGGAATTCCCTCACCCGCTAAACCTGCAGTTTCTATAAAAACCTTTGAAACTAAAGTATCACTGCCGATGACATGGAACGGCGCATCCATTTGGCTTCCCTGGCGCATGAACACACCGCTATCGAGTCCTCCTCCTATCAGGTAGAGAATTTCGACTCCTGCATCAATAATGTCTTGGATGTTTTCTGCATAGGATGATGCAGAAGCAATTCCAATACCTGCATAGACTGGTTTAATACCCTTTTTTCCCAGGGCATTGATGGCAGTTCGGGCAAGCCCCTCCGAATAACCGCCAGGAAAGTAAAAAATACCGACCTTTTTGTCGGCGTGGTATATAGAGATTCGTTCAGCAGCGACTTCGCCCTGGACATCATCCCTGCCAATCATTCGGAAAATTGTTTCGATTCCCATCTCAGTAATTTTGGGGTTGGTGGATGCCGGCGTTATTTGCAGCACATTGTGGTGCGCATAGATAGGTGCAGCTTCAATCGTCGCCATGGAACACGAATGGCCGATGACCACTGCCGGAGGTTTCAGGACTAAATCCTGGGCGACCTTCTCAGCAACCGGAATACTGCATTTGTCATCGTAGGTTATAATACTTACCTTTTTCCCCAGCAATAATCTACCAGGCAGGGTCTGGACGGCTGCAGTTACACCCACGTTGTATTGAATTCCAACTGAGAAACTATTACCGACCATGGGGCCGGCAATAGCAATTGTGACCGTGTCTTCTGCACTCGCCTGTCGGGGAATTGCTGCTAAAATAGCACCTATAACTACAAGAAAAAGCAGAGAAATCTGACAATAAGCCCGAAAACGATTCTTTCGGCCAGATTTACTTTCCCACTTTTTCTTTGACAAGATCATTTGACTACTCCACATGGGTAATAAAAAAGATAATTCTTTTTAAGAATTCTAAAAAGGGCTCTTCAATTGATGATGATGATGATGATGATGATAAAATAAGATGGAAACTTGTTTCTTGTCAAGTGCAGTACAAAAAATAAAAGCTCAACAGCGGTGCTGACATTCCTTAAGTTGGGATCCTATTTATGGATGCCAAATAGTGGCTGATCGAAAACCCGTGTTTGGGGGAAAATTGTCCATATGCAAGGCGCAAAAAGTTTTGAAACCGGAGCGGACGATTGTACGTGAGGCCAATCGTATAACTTGGCAGGATTTTACAGCAACGCTGCAGATGGGTGAGTTTCCGCTCAAACACTAATTATGTGACGGAATAATCACCAGTTAGATAAAAGAGCGTACCGGTGACTGGTACTCTATTCGTTTCTGTTGGAGAACTTTATATACTTGCTATACAACGGAAGTGCCATTGTTGCTGCACCCACAATTATCAGGAAAATAGAGGCCGACAAATAACTTTTTGACCACCCACCGCGGGACGGCATGAGTACCATGAAATCAGGTGGTGTGGTGCAGGTGTAGATAATCATAAAAATTCCAAAAAAAACCGTGAAGATCTTCAGCAGATTTTTGACAACGGGATGTTGATTGAAATTTTTCTCCATGAAGAGATAGAAAAAAACATAAATAAACGGGGTAAAAAAAATAATATCAGAGTCAAACAATGAGGCGAGAGAGGTCATGTTCTATATCCTTCTGTACGAAAATGATCTTTTATCCCAGGTCATAACGACTATTTGAGTTGACTGGTCTGTTTCAGATGTACACCGGACAGGCCCAGCTTAAAGGCACCCGA
Coding sequences:
- a CDS encoding branched-chain amino acid ABC transporter substrate-binding protein produces the protein MILSKKKWESKSGRKNRFRAYCQISLLFLVVIGAILAAIPRQASAEDTVTIAIAGPMVGNSFSVGIQYNVGVTAAVQTLPGRLLLGKKVSIITYDDKCSIPVAEKVAQDLVLKPPAVVIGHSCSMATIEAAPIYAHHNVLQITPASTNPKITEMGIETIFRMIGRDDVQGEVAAERISIYHADKKVGIFYFPGGYSEGLARTAINALGKKGIKPVYAGIGIASASSYAENIQDIIDAGVEILYLIGGGLDSGVFMRQGSQMDAPFHVIGSDTLVSKVFIETAGLAGEGIPFTFPPEAAELSTSKVAVAAIKQLGQEPAGYTLLAYAATETWIEGVRRAKSFDANLVASAIRQAPIETILGRISFDTKGDINTTYPAFSWYVWEKGKRVSLD
- a CDS encoding sensor domain-containing diguanylate cyclase; this encodes MALVMLLATLIALFSTTQVSKSMGVILDKRLPTMMQTLRVAKAVDALAATGVSIASVRTEDDRQVASQRFDNAVVELEQSLSGLDRIPKEMDDVRRLAAELTENLLRLSNMAEQRVDMVRERQFGHERLSANLQTFKQHLTYRIRIIEGDNDVIGRLLSRPSPPIDQIIEMARRSAHWAPVQRFYTEVESITGRGLAAIQDPTLTALAISRQILKTALIEAGITFKNLPSEINSDLGRSFTELQKIILAETGLLSFRRRELMLGIKSQNLISENHRITRLVDEATSGLVRRELSVMSNAGQSADEIRQRYTLILLIVTGLGLLAIASLMYFHVMRHVILRLSWLSEAMQFIAAGKLDAPLPPAGNDELGRLGFAVHQFRRTAIEADRREADLRLSNQKVEKICVELEQKAQELAIVNNKLAELSVTDFLTGLANRRHFDEVLGTEWARAVRTFQPLTLIMIDVDHFKKFNDSYGHQAGDECLKKVASALVTNLCRAGDFVARYGGEEFSIISAGTDLAGARELAEKLRRAVQAMALMNEDSLFGIITISIGIGVCIPDRKQSASDLVCIADKALYEAKTRGRNRIEDFGEPQKKGSDQTQ